One Candidatus Kapaibacterium thiocyanatum genomic window, GTTTCGTGCGTGTGCCGATGATTCCCGCGACGCCGTTGTCGAATTCCGGCGACTGCCGTACGGCACGCTTGATGGCCTGGGCCGAGATACGACTGCGTAGCGCACCGCCGAAGTAGGCCGTCTTTGGTTGATTGTTCTGGTCCCGGTTCAGGTTTGCCGCAGGGACGTTACGAAGTGTATGGATTTCGACGAAGAATTGTTGCTGACTCATGGTATCGTCCTTGATCAAGATTCGGTGGTTGGAATGTCCCCGCTTTCCGGGGATGTATCGGAATCGGCGGTCTTATCGCTACCTGCCCAGAAGTCCTTGGCCCATCTACGCTGGATATAGCCATGGTTGCTGTTCCATCCGCGCAGGTCGGAATACAGGTCGTAGAAATTCAGTTGCTTGTCCTTGGAGTCGAGCTGACCCAGGATGGCATTCAGCATTTCCAATGCGTCGGATAGCGAGGCGTCGAGCAGCGTCGACATACGTAGGTCGAGAGATTCGGCTCCGACCGCAAGAGAAGCCCGTAACCTTCTGCATGCCGTACCAAGGGATACGGGAGCGTTCGTATGCATATCCGGATAGCAGGCGCATAATCCAGCTATCGCGATCTGAAGATCTGCATGCTCGCTCATCGTCAGAGTATTGCCAAGTACCTTGAATGCGTCGATGGGTCTGTCGGCCATGTAGGCGAATTTCAGTCGCGCGACGTTCGCCCGTGCCGATGCCGATTCCTTGCCCGTACGTTGTGCTCGGCCATGCCATTCGATAACCCTGCCGATGGATGCGACCGGTGGATCGGCAGACTGTTTCGTCGTTGGTGGATCCGAAGATCCTTCGCTGTGGGACATGAATGTCGTCCTTCGATAGTAGATAGAAATAGAATATGATCGGAATGTCAGGCGACGTCCGCTGCGGCGAATTCCCGATGCAGGATAGCGTGGGCGAGCGCGGCAGCACGTGCACTACGCGCCGTCGTTCCGTAACTGTCGGTGATGTTCTTCAATACGCGTTCCGCGGTATGACGGCACTCACGGCGCCAGTCTTCGGCGATCTCGTCCCGTTCGTCGGTGGAACCGGATCGAGCCAATCGTCGGATGTAGTCATGGATCATGGTACCGAGTGCGGACCAGTATTTGCTCTTCCATGAGAACGAGTTCTTCAAGGCGATGACTTCCCTGCGCTCGATGTCGCCAAGGTTCGTCTTGTCGGGGTGCAGCAACGTTTTCGCGAACTGCCATAGTCCCTGATCGAGGTTCTTTTCCAGACCGTTGGCCGTATGCAGGAGCTGGTCGAGGCGATCGCGATTGTCAGGGTCGGCGGCGATGCCGGGATAGAACGGAAATCGTTCCATGTGCGAGTGCTCGATCTTCCCTTTATCCGTCTGGACGCCGAAGGCGAACATGTCGATGTGTACCGGCTCACCATGCGGAGGAGCGGGTGCATTCCGATGCTCCTGTAGAACCGAAGGAGGGTGATACCTGGACGAGCCGGATTCGGCCGCCGCGTAGAGGATCTGATACTCACGCCACAGGGCCTTCTCACGATCGAGGTTCAGGACACGTTCCTCATCCTTGTCGTTCATGTAATAGGCCATCATCGGATCGCGGGCGACGGAGACATCCTTGTCGCCTTGCGAGAGAAAGACGCCATCGACATTGTCGTCGTCGGCTCGTGTCAAGAGAAGGCGCCTGCTCTGGAATGTCAGAAGGTCCAGCAAACCGGCGTCGGCGCGCTGTTCGGCGTGAACGGATGGGCGCTCCCATGCAGGCATGTCGTCAGGCTCGCTCTCGCGGAAGTATGCCAGGGGAGCGTTCAGCAGTAACGACTCCAGGAGGTCCTTGCCGGCGATCCAGAAGATGATGCCTCCGGCGACGAGTGTGCCATGGGAGAAGTTGAAGGGTTTGGATACTCCGCCGCCCACGGCATAGGCCTGCGCCGTGATGAGGGCCCGCGCGGCTTCGGCATTGGTCATGGTGCGGCCGTCCTCTTCGTACCGATGGGAGAACCATACGGCATTCGCACCACTCGCGTCCTCGAAGACCAGTTTGTTGAGCGACTGTTTCTTCTCGCTCGAGGGTTGAACGTGCTGGTAGAACGGTCGCTCCGGATGGAAGAGCTCGAACCGGTGGCCCCATTGCTCGACGTAGTCGTCGAACGGCTGCATCGGAAGTGGTCCGACCGTATCCGGAGATTTCTTCCAGCCGGGAATCCGGTCTCCATAGACGCGGATGAAGACGGCCAGAAGAAAGCGACGAAGTGCGGCGGCCTCGCTCACCGACGTGGTGACGAGGTCCGTGATATCACCGCTCCGCTCGAAGACCTGGCGGAGGCTCAGAAGTCCGGTGGTCCTTCCATCCTGAAGGCGGCATGGAAGCCAGGGCAGTGTGATCAGGTTAAAACTCATGTGATGATCCCTCACGTATATATCTGATATCGAAACGATGTCCTACCCAGAGAATGTGTATGTCGCTTGTATAGGACGAAACATCGAACATACATCGAAACTGCTCAGTCGATCTCCAGACCAATTACAGCATCGAATCCCACGGTACACGATCCGTCTCCTGCTTCCCAGACGAGATCATCGAAGACGAGCGGCGTCAGATAGCCGAGTGCCGGACAGCCTTCGGTCAGCGTCTTCCAGTACCGTACGTCACCGTCCTGCTCATCCCTCATCATGTCCAGAAGCGCGTGGACGACAGCACGTTTGGAGATGGGAGCTTCGTTCTCGAGCGCTTCGCGGATACCGGTGGTCGTCGTGAGGAGCTCGGCGTTGAAGGGGCGTCGTAATGCCGGGTCGAGGAACCAGTTTCCGTCGTCGTCGGCATGGAGACACAGGACGCGAATGGAGTTGTCGGCCAGCCTGGTACTGGCTCGTATACGGTTCTCGATGTTTTCGTCGTCGAGGAGCGGCAGGCCTTCCATGATCGATGCGGCATGGTGTGGATCGTCGATGAGGACCTTCCGTGCCATTTGCCGGCTGACGGCCGTCGATGCTTCATGCCGGGCAAGAGCTTTCGCCATACCCGAATCGAGGTCATCGACGACATCGTCGTAGACTCTTCCGATCAAGGTTCTGATATCGCCCGGAGAATCGAACGAGTCGATCGTTCGCAGGAGATCCCATGTACGTCGCATGATCAGCTCGTCGTAGACGGCTGCGACGCTCGTGAACGACGGCTTCGCCGAATCGCGCGGAGGCATGACGATGTGAAGGTTGGGCTGTTCGTAGCCAGAGGGACGTTGCCGATGCGAATGCCGGTGAATCCGTCCTGCACGCTGGATGACGAGGTCGATGGGAGCGATGTCCGAGAACATGACGTCGAAATCGATGTCGAGCGACTGCTCCAGTATCTGCGTGCCGACGACGATGCCCCTGCGCTCTCCGTCGTAGTCCTTGCCGAAACGACGAAGGATCACGTCTTCCTTCTGTTCCCGCATACTGTGCGTCATACGGGAGTGGAGGATGAACATGGATAGACTATCCGCATTCGACGTCGTAGCTCCGGCCGCATCCAGCAGCGCGCGGAAGACGTCGATGGAACGGTCCACGGTGTTGCAGACGATGGCCACGGCACAGCCTGCCCGCCAGGCATCGAGGGCACGTTCGACGATGTTCCGATGCGCTGGATCGTGATCAGGAAACCGCAGATGGACGGTTCGGGTTGCATGACGAGGAAGCTCGTGCATCACGACGTCGTTCCCGCTCGCAAGTGTGACGGCCGGATAGCAAGCCTCATTGCCATCGATCGTTGCGGTCGTGCCTGCCCAGGCTTCGATCAATCTTTGTTTCGTGGGACCCGGCAGGGTAGCCGAGAGGATGATGACATCCGACCCGATGGCCCTCAGCCACTGGACCAGCCTGCAGAGCAGCGTCAACATGTAGGTATCGTAGGCGTGGACTTCATCGAAGACGATGGTCTTGTCCGCGAGACCGAGAAGGCGAAGGAAGAAGAACCGCGACTGCAGTACGGCCAGGAGCGTTTGATCGATGGTACCGATACCGTAGGGAGCGAGAAGGGCCCGCTTCTTGGGCAGGAACCAGCTTGCCGTGGCTACGACGGCACCCTCCGACGACATATCCGGGCGTTCGTCGTCCTCCATGATGGCTTCCATCCGACCGAGCAGGGAGATGCGCCGAACCAGGTCTTCCTGCCGAGGATCGAGATTGCTGTGCCCATGGACGAGCAGCGCATTGACGAATGAGCCCGCTCGGTGACCGCGTGACAAGGCCTGCTCGAAACGAGTGAACAACCCGTTGCTCGTAGCCTGCGTCGGCATCGCGAGGTAGATTCCCCGTCCCTTCCTTTTTGACTGTCGCGTCAGTGCCAGGTAAAGGGCAGCCTCGGTCTTTCCACCACCTGTCGGTGCTTCGATGATGGTCAACAGTTGATCATCGGCTGCATGTCCATTCGTCAGGTCGATGACGGACCGCTGGAAAGGATTCGGAATGAATGGCCGTCCTTCCGGGTCTACGAAGATGTCCCCGAAGTCACGAGAGACGATGTCAGCCACACGGTCGATGTACAACCGCTCGATGAGGGAAGCGGCATGCTCGCGTGCGACAGGCAGATAGGCGTGAAGGTCCTCACCATCGTAGAGCGGAAACCTGTCATCGCCATCGTCGATGGATGCCAACCAGTCGGCGTAGGTGACGAGGCCGATGAAGAGATACGTCCATGGCTGCCATTCCTTCGTCTCCGTTCCGCCCGGGATGTATGGATCGAGGATGTCGACGATACAATCGATGAGGTCGAGCTGAGCCTTGCCCCATGAGTCCGGCCCTCCATGCCTGTCTTCCGTTCTATCTCTGGACGATGACAAGGTCACGGCCTTCGAATGATGCAGGCCGAGCAGGAATGCGAGGTTCTCGAAGATCGGTCCACTACGTGGAGATCGTCTGGATTCCCAGTGTCTCAACAAGGCATACGTGGCATGGGCATGATGGACACGTATGGCATCCCTGCTTTTTGTGAGCAGTTTCTTCGGAAACGTGAGTCCTGCAGTCTGAAGCCTGTCACGCGATGGAACGTGCAGGTGCTGAAAGGAAGGAATTGCCTTGCCGATATCGTGCATTCCCGCCATGAAGCAAAGAAATGATCTTGCCTGATCCTCCGAACACCCGATACCGTGCGCGATATCGTGCCTGAGAGAGGGAGGTAGCACACGATCCCACAGGACTTCGGCGACGACTGCGACGTCGATCAGATGCGACCAAAGCGGACGTATCCATTCCGAATCAGGGTTCTTCCTGTCGGTCTTGGCCCAGAACAGAAGATGTACTGGAGTTGTCATCATGGACGATCTGCAACGTGAATCGATGATATTCCGAACGGAGTTCGGGTAGATGATGATGAGTGACAGGACTCGTCGCCGACACATACGATCGGGATGGACCATCGCATAACCCGAAGGTACCTCAGTGCATGGTCTTCGTCGTAATGACGGCCTTCGTTCCGCACATGGCTTCGAGTCCTTTGCGGACGTCCCAGTACCATTCCCAGTCGCTGTGGGCCGAATCGTCGTAGTAGAACTCGGACGTGGAGGACGTCGCCCCGAATGCGGTCTGACCACGGTTCACGGTCCGGGCGGTGGCTACGATGTACATCGGCTTCGCTCCGACGGGCATACCGGTAATGCCTGGCGTCTCGGGCTTCCCTTCCACGTCGGAACGTATCGATACCTGCCAGACACGTTTGGAAGTCGTACCCGTCCATACGTCGTGCTGCTCGGCCGACTCGGCCTGTACGAGACCGATGATGGTATCGGCCAGCGTAACGGTGAAGCCCGACTGCACGAACAACGACGTCGCCGACCGCAGCACGTCTGCCTTGCTCCGATCAGGACAACCGATATTGTGTTGTTTGACCTTCGTCGTCATGCATCCGGAGAGGATGGTGAGCACTACAATACCGATGGACGGCAGGTACGAGGAACGCATGGTATCGCCTGAATACATAGGAAACGATACGAATCTCGTCGGATACGCGACGTATTATGTCGCGGTCTGTCACCAGGATTCTACTTCGGCGATCTTTTTCTTGCAGAGCTCGATCAGGGCAGCCGGCGCCACCACACGTATACTATCTGCCCAGCCGAGTATCCATGACAACAGCTCCGGAGACAACGGAACGGACATCGTCAACGTTCCATGTCCATCATCATGCTCGGTGAACTGCTGTGTGGGATGCCATTCCCTGTTCCGGAAGAAGCGGACCGCCTCCGGTTTGATGGAAAGAACGATAGTTTCCACATCTCCGCTGTAGACACCGAATCTGCTTTTAACATAGGAAAGCTCATGGAATTCATGTAACGGATCCGAGACATCGTTCGCGCGCTCGACGCAGACGATAGCGTCGACCGCGAGTGTGATGTACGTCCGATATCGGGGATGCCATGCCGCGACGTACAGCCTTCCCGCATGATTGAGCAATCGACAGAACGAGACCACGAAGGTATGACCTTCGGGATGGGCTGCGGACCGATACGTGACTCTATCCCAATGTGGATCGATGATGGCGTCGACGATCTGCGTCATCGTTCGGTCATCGATGGCATTCATGTATCTACCCGGCGAAACCTCGGTAGTGATATCGGATCTCAGGAACAGTTCACCGGGAACGAGGGCATTCAGTTTTGAACGCAACGACGTAAGATCGCGCTCGATACGCGTATGCTTCATCGCCGACAGAACTCCCTTCAGGGAATAGAGTGCCAGAAGTTCGTATCTGTCGATGGAGGTGGAGACGAGAGACTGATAGTATCTCGGTATTCCGTATCGGGGCGTCTTGCCGTCCTCGTATACATCGAGTGGGATGCCGGCATCTTCCATCGCACGGAGATCCCGCTGAAGCTGGCGTTTGGTGACGGATACTTCGTCGTGCTGGCTATCGAGGCGTTGTATCAGTTCCGTCGTGCTCAGCCGTTCACCATTGCTGAGCATGACGAGGATGCGTATGACGCGGCGTACTTGTGCCGACATGATCGTTCGATGGAATGTATGGACGGACGCGATTATCCGCCCAATCTACGACATGGCCGGAGGACCGGTCCGTCATCCCTTCCCTACCTCGCCCCCGCCTGCTCCAGCAGCGACACCACGAGCTTGCGCTTGTTCTCCTTCGCATACGTCAACGCGGTCTTGAGCGAGAAGTCCACGGCATTGACGTCGGGCTTGTACTTGAGCATGAGGCCGATCATGCCGTCCTCGCCGAGAAACGACAGGAGCATGAGGGGCGTGCGACCCTTGGGGTCGCGGACGTCGACGTTCGCCCCGCCCCTGAGCAGTTCCATCATGATATGAAGATGCCGTTCGCCGCAGGCGACGAGCAGAGCCGTATTGCCGTTGACGTCCCGAAGTTCGGTGTTGGCACGGGCTTCGAGGAGGGTGGTGACGAGGGCGGTGACGCCCTGCTTGCTGGCCACGATGAGGGCAGTCCTTCCCTTGTGGTCCTGCAGATCGAGGTTGGCCTTGTGTGCGATGAGAACGTCGAGCGCACGTTCACGCGAGTTGAAGGCCGCACCCATGAGGGCCGTCATGCCGCTTCCGGATTGGGCGTCGATGTCGGCGCCCTTGTCCAGAAGCAGCTCGACCATGGCGGAGTCTCCCGCGACGGCGGCGATCATGAGCGGCGTGAGCCCTTCCGCGTCACGCTGGTTGACGTCGGTGGATTTCTTGCCGAGCAGCTTCTGGACGGTCTTGACGTTGCCCGCCCGTACCGCCTCGACGAGTGGCTGCGCTGTAACGACGGACGGGCCGGCTGTCGCGAGCAGGCCCGTCACGATGAGTGTCGAAAGGAGAAATTTCACGGCACCGACCTTTACTTAGAATCCCTGCTTCTGGATGAAGATACCCTTGTCGACCTTGACGAAAAAGTCCTGGTAGAACTTCGGGTCCTCGATCACGGATACCTCGACGGGCTGGCCGGTGTTATCCAGGATCTTTGCCTGGAAATTGGCCCGCACCTTGGACCGCCTGCCGAGTTCGCTGATGTTGACGCTGACTTCGACGACCTTGAACTTGTTATAGCGTACGTCCTGCGTGCGGTTGGTGCGCGTCTTGTACGACGAACCACGGAAGACGGAGGAGAAGACCTCGCCCCAGTAGTCGTCACTGGCCGTCGACGTTCGACCCTGGGCGATATCCACCTCCTTGGTCGCGGTCAGCAGGCCCAGGTCCACGACGGCGTTCTTGACGACGAAGCCGTCATCCTGCAGCACGTTGAGTACGGCCTTCATGATGAGCTTGACGTCGTTGGTGTCGTACTCGCGCGTCTGGAATTCACGGATCTGCAATTGGGTCTTGGGTGGCTGCGTCTGCGGCGCACGATTCACGATCGTACAACCGGCGACCACGATACCCAGCAGAGCTCCGACGAGAAGGATTCGCATCGATGTCGTCCTTGCTTAGAATTTGCTTTGATGGTACGTGAAGCTGTCGACCTTGCCGCTGGCATCGTACTTGATCACGACGGTGAGCGTACGCTGCGTGGTGCTGGCGGCACCCTGCTGGCTCGACGAATTGAAGAGGATGAGGAAGAGGTTGTTCTGGCTCTGCGAATACGATGCCTCGGTGGCGATCTTGTCGTAGACCCAGGTCTCGCGCTCCTTCTCGTCCTTCGTCACGATGTTGGGCGAGCCCAGCGCTTCGGCGACTTCCGCGCCGCTCATGCCCTTGCGGATCTCGCGCTGGACGATGCCGACCGTCATGTTGCGTTCCTGCGTGGAACGGAGGTCCTGCTGATGATCGGACGCCGTACGGCAGCCGACGAGCGTCGTGACGGCCAGCGTGGCCACGATGGCCAGCGATCGGGAAATGTTCATGGTTGGAATCCGGTGATTGGGAGTGATGAT contains:
- a CDS encoding type I-E CRISPR-associated protein Cse2/CasB; translated protein: MSHSEGSSDPPTTKQSADPPVASIGRVIEWHGRAQRTGKESASARANVARLKFAYMADRPIDAFKVLGNTLTMSEHADLQIAIAGLCACYPDMHTNAPVSLGTACRRLRASLAVGAESLDLRMSTLLDASLSDALEMLNAILGQLDSKDKQLNFYDLYSDLRGWNSNHGYIQRRWAKDFWAGSDKTADSDTSPESGDIPTTES
- a CDS encoding type I-E CRISPR-associated protein Cse1/CasA, which translates into the protein MSFNLITLPWLPCRLQDGRTTGLLSLRQVFERSGDITDLVTTSVSEAAALRRFLLAVFIRVYGDRIPGWKKSPDTVGPLPMQPFDDYVEQWGHRFELFHPERPFYQHVQPSSEKKQSLNKLVFEDASGANAVWFSHRYEEDGRTMTNAEAARALITAQAYAVGGGVSKPFNFSHGTLVAGGIIFWIAGKDLLESLLLNAPLAYFRESEPDDMPAWERPSVHAEQRADAGLLDLLTFQSRRLLLTRADDDNVDGVFLSQGDKDVSVARDPMMAYYMNDKDEERVLNLDREKALWREYQILYAAAESGSSRYHPPSVLQEHRNAPAPPHGEPVHIDMFAFGVQTDKGKIEHSHMERFPFYPGIAADPDNRDRLDQLLHTANGLEKNLDQGLWQFAKTLLHPDKTNLGDIERREVIALKNSFSWKSKYWSALGTMIHDYIRRLARSGSTDERDEIAEDWRRECRHTAERVLKNITDSYGTTARSARAAALAHAILHREFAAADVA